A single Penaeus vannamei isolate JL-2024 chromosome 22, ASM4276789v1, whole genome shotgun sequence DNA region contains:
- the LOC113803705 gene encoding uncharacterized protein, with the protein MWKLKGALLISGVLFLVTPSWTMVFSPDLCNKKPLCYHNQSLLCESQMKPLSCNHMLRHENEGSCKVMRIDPKECFIDRASLTPPDKLPFILRMYFYNTWMESRAAMNLSFVTPNWQTLKFRYKRRDNTESLCRTFLLSNVSLPLVDTLMWDCVFFNNFGYSNHTYDLSIITDQGTGGNFGFRVPKKENFDRHNTKLEDWHVFFFLHLDHIQRSPYLPVTIQSAPFKKLSYNVSLVKCLDADLQCLRRSILVSRVVGEPETANWTDDIPPLWNELLPSWGAPAYYAVTVQIVSSLCPSTGCYISLSPVFEVKESQLGMWIFISCMFILIFAFAFTFTLHHRTKENKKLLETLKQNLPSVLLIYLPENSACLELVKTFAGFLKDSCYAQPYIVDTDVGTENPNNWTSEQMNKASKILFIVPGNLNGESATPIRGQWTFALRYLTGHYFITHHVTKKVATVLLPFSADVPCQIASIRRFDLLQEMASLVTWIHDGTWLDRKLFWGPQIRASHRASSSLADVNSAVRKAAQCTKCYRKPALPATVEKKSSDAVGVKMPEEEKNVLLNYQLSTASEKEKFATKDLPDRSLVQGEESGCTFDLDIPDVDTVLGFEEKPKMSEKTYNFLDSDLDELDDDIFLGRAK; encoded by the exons ATGTGGAAGTTGAAGGGTGCTCTCTTAATTTCTGGAGTGCTTTTCCTAGTCACTCCTTCCTGGACGATGGTCTTCTCTCCTGATTTGTGCAATAAGAAACCACTTTGTTACCATAACCAATCGCTCCTGTGTGAAAGCCAGATGAAACCACTCTCCTGCAATCACATG CTCAGACATGAAAATGAGGGGAGCTGCAAAGTCATGCGCATCGATCCTAAAG AATGCTTCATCGATAGGGCCAGCCTCACACCTCCTGACAAACTGCCCTTCATTTTACGAATGTATTTTTACAACACGTGGATGGAGTCACGAGCTGCCATGAACTTATCTTTTGTTACACCTAATTGGCAAA CCCTGAAGTTCCGCTACAAGAGACGTGACAACACTGAGTCTTTGTGCCGCACTTTCTTGCTGTCCAATGTGAGCCTTCCCCTGGTGGACACCCTGATGTGGGACTGCGTCTTCTTCAACAACTTTGGTTATTCCAACCACACCTATGACTTGTCCATTATCACAGACCAAGGGACAGGGGGTAACTTTGGCTTCAGGGTGCCAAAGAAGGAGAATTTTG ATCGTCATAACACCAAGCTTGAGGATTGGCATGTGTTTTTCTTCTTGCACCTTGACCATATCCAACGTTCCCCGTACTTGCCTGTGACTATACAATCCGCACCTTTCAAGAAACTCTCCTACAATGTCTCACTTGTGAAGTGTCTGGACGCAGACCTGCAATGTCTCCGTCGAAGCATACTTGTCTCACGTGTTGTAGGAGAGCCAGAAAC AGCCAACTGGACCGATGATATTCCCCCACTTTGGAATGAGCTGCTGCCATCTTGGGGAGCTCCAGCTTACTATGCAGTCACTGTGCAAATCGTCTCCTCCTTATGTCCATCCACTGGCTGTTACATTTCACTCTCGCCTGTCTTTG AGGTGAAGGAAAGCCAGCTGGGAATGTGGATTTTTATCAGCTGTATGTTCATCCTTATATTTGCCTTTGCTTTCACCTTCACTCTCCATCACCgcaccaaagaaaacaaaa AGCTGTTGGAGACCTTGAAACAGAACCTGCCCAGTGTACTACTGATTTACTTACCGGAGAACAGTGCTTGTTTGGAATTAGTGAAGACTTTCGCTGGATTTCTGAAGGACTCGTGTTATGCTCAGCCATATATTGTAGACACTGATGTGGGGACTGAG aaccccAATAATTGGACAAGTGAACAAATGAACAAGGCCAGCAAAATCCTGTTCATTGTGCCCGGCAACCTGAATGGAGAGAGTGCAACTCCCATCCGGGGCCAGTGGACTTTTGCCCTGCGCTATCTGACAGGACATTACTTCATCACTCATCACGTCACAAAGAAAGTTGCCACTGTGCTCTTACCTTTTAGTGCTGACGTGCCTTGCCAG ATAGCAAGTATTCGCAGATTTGACCTGCTACAAGAAATGGCCTCCCTAGTTACATGGATCCATGATGGGACATGGCTGGATCGCAAACTCTTCTGGGGCCCCCAGATCAGGGCGTCACACAGAGCCTCCTCCTCCCTGGCAGACGTGAACAGCGCTGTACGGAAAGCAGCCCAGTGCACCAAGTGTTATCGCAAGCCAGCTCTCCCTGCCACTGTTGAAAAGAAGAGCAGTGATGCTGTTGGTGTCAAGATgccagaggaggagaagaatgtcCTTCTGAACTACCAGCTGAGTACTGCCAGTGAGAAGGAGAAGTTTGCGACCAAAGATTTGCCGGATAGGAGCCTTGTccaaggagaggagagtggttgTACTTTCGATCTAGATATCCCTGATGTTGATACAGTGCTGGGATTTGAGGAGAAGCCAAAGATGTCAGAGAAAACTTATAATTTCTTGGATTCTGATTTGGACGAACTTGATGATGATATTTTCTTGGGGAGGGCAAAGTAG